A part of Streptomyces sp. DSM 40750 genomic DNA contains:
- a CDS encoding amidohydrolase family protein, whose translation MTVMRGELLALRAGHVFDGVNVGQSGMVLVEDGVIRDVDFTGAAPPEHAAVTDFGPDGWLLPGLIDAHVHLCWDGTKDAVDHVASHDHEAVLKTARASAATTLTTGVTTVRDLGDRDYLTLALREQVPSTERPDIVAAGPPLTTRGGHCHFLGGEAEGAGALLAAVRNRAARGCDVVKVMANGGVMTPGSNSLHQQYDQSDLRLIADEAHRLGLTVAAHAHAAPAIADVVDAGFDTIEHFSFLTDDGVGLRQDLVDEVVRRGTFISLTVGILPGRTPPPPAVATRLAALWDVVAKVIASGARIVPGTDAGINSDKPHGVYPHALTQLAELGMPNRDVLRCATAEAAEAVGRAGRKGVLLPRADADILVLGSSPVDDISAVTDIRAVYRAGHRVR comes from the coding sequence ATGACTGTTATGCGCGGCGAACTGCTGGCGCTCCGGGCAGGGCACGTCTTCGACGGAGTCAACGTCGGACAATCGGGCATGGTGCTGGTCGAGGACGGCGTGATCCGCGACGTGGACTTCACGGGAGCGGCACCGCCGGAGCACGCGGCGGTGACGGACTTCGGGCCGGACGGCTGGCTGCTTCCCGGACTGATCGACGCGCACGTGCACCTGTGCTGGGACGGGACCAAGGACGCCGTAGACCATGTGGCGTCCCACGACCACGAGGCCGTACTGAAGACCGCACGCGCCTCCGCGGCGACCACGCTGACGACCGGTGTCACGACCGTCCGGGACCTCGGAGACCGCGACTACCTCACTCTCGCGCTGCGGGAGCAGGTGCCGTCCACGGAGCGCCCTGACATCGTCGCCGCGGGCCCGCCACTCACCACCCGCGGCGGCCACTGCCACTTCCTCGGTGGCGAGGCCGAGGGGGCCGGCGCACTGCTGGCGGCGGTACGGAACCGTGCCGCACGCGGCTGTGACGTGGTGAAGGTGATGGCCAACGGCGGCGTGATGACGCCCGGCTCCAACTCCCTGCACCAGCAGTACGACCAGTCCGACCTGCGGCTGATCGCCGACGAGGCGCACCGGCTCGGGCTCACCGTGGCCGCCCACGCCCACGCCGCCCCGGCGATCGCGGACGTGGTCGACGCCGGCTTCGACACCATCGAGCACTTCTCCTTCCTCACCGACGATGGCGTCGGTCTGCGCCAGGATCTGGTGGACGAGGTCGTACGGCGAGGAACGTTCATCAGCCTCACGGTGGGAATCCTGCCCGGCAGGACACCGCCGCCCCCGGCTGTGGCCACCCGCCTTGCCGCGCTGTGGGACGTCGTGGCCAAGGTCATCGCCTCGGGCGCCCGGATCGTTCCCGGCACCGACGCAGGCATCAACTCCGACAAACCGCACGGCGTCTATCCCCACGCGCTGACCCAACTCGCCGAACTGGGCATGCCGAACCGTGACGTGCTGCGCTGCGCGACCGCCGAGGCCGCCGAAGCGGTGGGCCGGGCCGGACGCAAGGGCGTACTGCTCCCCCGCGCGGACGCCGACATCCTCGTGCTCGGCAGTTCCCCCGTCGACGACATCTCGGCCGTCACCGACATCCGCGCGGTGTACCGGGCGGGCCACCGGGTGCGCTGA
- a CDS encoding B3/B4 domain-containing protein, translated as MPAFRIAPAVADAFPDALIALVTAVGLRGREPWPHTTTALEDLERQLADGTWHPADETDPRVEAWHTAYRSFGTNPRRIRPSVDALGRRLAKKGTLPRINPAVDSYNAVSVRHGLPAGAFDLDHVTGDVDIRRADGTESFTPLGEPDTVENPKPGEIIYADTTGVLTRHWNHRDAHRTRVTEDSTHVVFVLETLHATRDGDLLKVAAEELRGLLTPHTAQTAVHYLSPAHLQATT; from the coding sequence ATGCCCGCCTTCCGCATTGCCCCCGCCGTCGCGGACGCCTTCCCCGACGCGCTCATCGCCCTGGTCACGGCCGTCGGCCTGCGTGGCCGTGAACCCTGGCCCCACACCACCACGGCCCTGGAGGACCTGGAGCGGCAGCTCGCCGACGGCACCTGGCACCCCGCCGACGAGACCGACCCCCGCGTCGAGGCCTGGCACACCGCCTACCGCTCCTTCGGCACCAACCCCCGCCGCATCCGCCCCAGCGTCGACGCGCTCGGCCGCCGCCTCGCCAAAAAGGGAACGCTGCCGCGCATCAACCCGGCCGTCGACTCCTACAACGCCGTCTCCGTCCGGCACGGCCTGCCCGCCGGCGCCTTCGACCTGGACCACGTCACCGGCGACGTCGACATCCGCCGGGCGGACGGCACCGAGTCCTTCACCCCGCTCGGTGAGCCCGACACCGTCGAGAACCCCAAGCCCGGCGAGATCATCTACGCGGACACCACCGGCGTCCTGACCCGCCACTGGAACCACCGCGACGCCCACCGCACCCGCGTCACCGAGGACTCCACACACGTCGTCTTCGTCCTCGAAACCCTCCACGCCACCCGCGACGGCGACCTCCTCAAGGTCGCGGCGGAGGAACTGCGGGGCCTGCTCACCCCGCACACCGCACAGACCGCCGTGCACTACCTCAGCCCGGCACACCTCCAGGCCACCACCTGA
- a CDS encoding FMN-binding negative transcriptional regulator, with protein sequence MFIQPWDASLDEAEWQTWIAEGHDFGQLSVNGLPGHPPVAVPTHFTGDGDHLLIHLARPNPAWKAIEHDPNVLFTVFGDYAFIPGPWRADAGTPPTDGVPTSYYTAVQFTCRAHIVDDPEDKAELLRRQLAHFQPDGDHAPVAVDQPPYGRMLPGIRGLRLEVTDVVAKFKYDDHKAVEHRTAVADHLTARDQGLDVPAARRQRNRLARIGPWKP encoded by the coding sequence ATGTTCATACAGCCCTGGGACGCGAGCCTCGACGAAGCCGAATGGCAGACCTGGATCGCGGAAGGCCACGACTTCGGACAGCTCAGTGTCAACGGCCTGCCCGGCCACCCGCCCGTCGCCGTGCCCACCCACTTCACCGGCGACGGAGACCATCTCCTGATCCACCTCGCCCGGCCCAACCCGGCCTGGAAGGCGATCGAGCACGACCCGAACGTCCTCTTCACCGTCTTCGGTGACTACGCCTTCATCCCCGGCCCCTGGCGCGCCGACGCCGGCACTCCGCCCACCGACGGCGTCCCCACCAGCTATTACACGGCCGTCCAGTTCACCTGCCGCGCCCACATCGTCGACGACCCCGAGGACAAGGCAGAACTGCTCCGCCGCCAGCTCGCCCACTTCCAGCCCGACGGTGACCACGCCCCCGTCGCCGTCGACCAGCCGCCCTACGGCCGGATGCTGCCCGGCATCCGGGGCCTGCGCCTGGAGGTCACCGACGTGGTGGCCAAGTTCAAGTACGACGACCACAAGGCCGTCGAGCACCGCACCGCCGTCGCCGACCATCTCACCGCACGCGACCAGGGCCTCGACGTACCCGCCGCACGCCGGCAACGCAACCGCCTGGCCCGTATCGGCCCCTGGAAGCCCTGA
- a CDS encoding helix-turn-helix domain-containing protein has product MAETAAALRTVAHNVRAARTRAGLSLEELSRRSQVSKGALVALEKAQGNPNLATLVRLADTLGISVSALMQGPPQGRVRVVAADTVTPLWNGDRGGEARLMLTTSGPAPVEVWRWRLEPDEEYPSHPHQAGVVETVSVTSGRMALIVDGTEHTVEAGQTASFDGDTPHTYRGSGTETCSLIMTVHLPPGPVSAT; this is encoded by the coding sequence ATGGCTGAGACAGCCGCAGCCCTGCGGACGGTCGCCCACAACGTCCGGGCGGCCCGCACGCGGGCGGGCCTGTCCCTGGAGGAACTCAGCCGACGTTCCCAGGTCAGCAAGGGAGCCCTGGTGGCACTGGAGAAAGCCCAGGGCAACCCCAACCTGGCCACCCTCGTCCGGCTCGCTGACACCCTTGGCATCTCGGTATCCGCCCTGATGCAGGGACCGCCCCAAGGCCGCGTCCGCGTCGTGGCCGCCGACACCGTGACGCCCCTGTGGAACGGCGACCGAGGTGGCGAGGCCCGGCTCATGCTGACGACCTCGGGCCCGGCCCCTGTCGAGGTCTGGCGCTGGCGGCTGGAACCGGACGAGGAATACCCCAGCCACCCGCACCAGGCCGGAGTCGTGGAAACCGTCAGCGTCACCTCCGGCCGGATGGCCCTGATCGTCGACGGCACCGAACACACCGTGGAAGCCGGGCAGACCGCCTCGTTCGACGGCGACACCCCGCACACCTACCGCGGCTCCGGCACCGAAACGTGCAGCCTGATCATGACGGTCCACCTGCCGCCCGGCCCGGTTTCGGCAACCTGA
- a CDS encoding NAD(P)/FAD-dependent oxidoreductase codes for MDLLVVGGGPAGLATALHAARAGLDVAVWERRAGTVDKACGEGLMPGAVTALAALGLRPPGHDLRGIRYVAGPRRVDADFGAGPGRGVRRTTLHAALRETVLAAGVRVEQRTAHRVEQDEDGVLVDGARAGHLVAADGLHSPIRRALGLDRPRRARPRHGLRRHYELAPWSDHVEVHWAPCAEAYVTPVAGDLVGVAVLTSARGSFDDHLVAFPELRERLAGARHAGPVRGAGPLRQDTSARTAGRVLLVGDAAGYVDALTGEGIALALAQAPAAVRAVTHGDLAGYEREWRRLTRRYRWLTHALLGATRVPPARAALVPLAQRLPWLFAATVDALARPAGQHQASLQSGWSTSAVPDRGGTRRAHREPGGRA; via the coding sequence ATGGACCTGCTCGTCGTCGGCGGAGGCCCGGCAGGCCTGGCCACGGCCCTGCACGCGGCCCGGGCGGGGCTCGACGTGGCCGTGTGGGAGCGGCGCGCCGGCACGGTCGACAAGGCGTGCGGCGAGGGACTGATGCCGGGTGCCGTCACCGCCTTGGCGGCGCTCGGCCTGCGCCCGCCGGGGCACGATCTGCGCGGCATCCGCTATGTCGCCGGACCGCGCCGGGTCGATGCCGACTTCGGAGCGGGCCCGGGCCGGGGCGTACGCCGCACGACACTGCACGCGGCGCTGCGCGAGACGGTGCTCGCCGCGGGCGTACGGGTCGAGCAGCGCACCGCGCACCGCGTCGAGCAGGACGAGGACGGTGTGCTGGTCGACGGCGCCCGTGCCGGCCACCTCGTCGCGGCCGACGGCCTGCACTCGCCGATCCGTCGAGCCCTGGGGCTCGACCGGCCACGCCGGGCCCGCCCGCGGCACGGGCTGCGGCGCCACTACGAGCTCGCCCCCTGGAGCGACCACGTCGAGGTGCACTGGGCCCCGTGCGCGGAGGCCTATGTGACCCCGGTGGCCGGCGACCTCGTGGGCGTCGCGGTGCTCACCAGCGCCCGCGGGTCGTTCGACGACCACCTCGTCGCCTTCCCCGAGCTGCGGGAGCGGCTGGCCGGGGCCCGGCACGCCGGACCGGTGCGTGGGGCGGGCCCGCTCCGCCAGGACACGAGCGCGCGCACCGCCGGCCGGGTGCTGCTCGTCGGCGATGCCGCCGGCTACGTCGACGCGCTGACCGGTGAGGGCATCGCGCTGGCGCTCGCACAGGCGCCGGCGGCCGTCCGGGCCGTCACCCACGGGGACTTGGCGGGCTACGAGCGGGAGTGGCGCCGGCTCACACGGCGCTACCGCTGGCTGACCCACGCACTGCTCGGCGCGACGCGGGTGCCCCCGGCTCGCGCGGCGCTGGTGCCTCTGGCACAGCGGCTGCCGTGGCTGTTCGCCGCGACCGTCGACGCGCTGGCCCGCCCGGCCGGGCAGCATCAGGCGAGCCTGCAGAGTGGATGGTCGACGTCCGCCGTGCCCGATCGTGGAGGAACACGTCGGGCTCACCGAGAGCCTGGCGGCCGAGCTTGA
- a CDS encoding isoprenylcysteine carboxyl methyltransferase family protein, producing MSSEVLFTVLVLAVGLERVAELAVSQRNAALSFARGGVEAGRGHYPFMVVLHTGLLVGALVEVWTRRPDAVAVLAWTMLALVAASQALRWWCIATLGRQWNTRVIVVPGAARVTGGPYRWIPHPNYVAVVAEGLALPLVHSAWVTAVVFTALNGFLLATRIRTEDAALAQLA from the coding sequence GTGAGCAGCGAGGTCCTGTTCACCGTTCTGGTCCTGGCCGTCGGCCTGGAGCGGGTCGCCGAGCTCGCCGTGTCCCAGCGCAACGCCGCCCTCAGTTTCGCGCGGGGCGGCGTGGAGGCCGGGCGGGGGCACTACCCGTTCATGGTGGTGCTGCACACGGGCCTGCTCGTCGGCGCGCTCGTGGAGGTGTGGACGCGTCGGCCGGACGCGGTAGCGGTCCTCGCCTGGACCATGCTCGCCCTCGTCGCGGCCTCGCAGGCGCTGCGCTGGTGGTGCATCGCCACCCTGGGGCGGCAGTGGAACACCCGGGTGATCGTCGTGCCGGGCGCCGCGCGTGTGACGGGCGGCCCCTACCGCTGGATCCCGCACCCCAACTACGTCGCCGTCGTCGCGGAGGGGCTCGCGCTGCCCCTGGTGCACTCGGCCTGGGTCACGGCGGTCGTCTTCACGGCGCTGAACGGGTTCCTGCTCGCCACCCGCATCCGCACCGAGGACGCCGCCCTGGCACAACTGGCCTGA
- a CDS encoding type III polyketide synthase, producing the protein MTMRVLSVRGALPEHRHRQEEITESFTTTLVEDTVNRGIVERFHRNVCVETRHTVLPLEEYARLKSFGQSNDVFIRAGVELGARAVVDALKEVGLTPADVDYIVSCTVTGLAVPSLEARVAAEIGLRPDVVRLPLVGLGCVAGAAGIARLHDLLRGRPDGVAVLMSVELCSLTLQRDDTSAANLVASGLFGDGAAAVVAVGPEHALAQSDDPARPEVLASRSRLYPDSERMMGWDVGSGGLKIVLDPSVPDLVRRHIGDDVRGFLADHGLTRDDLGWYVAHPGGPKVLEALQDALGVERDALGVTWDSLRRIGNLSSSSVLHVLADTLAERPPPPGSYGLMLAMGPGFCSEFVLLRAPGGGER; encoded by the coding sequence ATGACCATGCGCGTCCTCAGCGTTCGCGGCGCCCTGCCCGAGCACCGCCACCGGCAGGAGGAGATCACCGAGTCCTTCACCACCACGCTGGTCGAGGACACGGTCAACCGAGGCATCGTGGAACGGTTCCACCGCAACGTCTGCGTCGAGACCCGGCACACCGTGCTCCCGCTGGAGGAGTACGCCCGCCTCAAGAGCTTCGGCCAGTCGAACGACGTCTTCATCCGGGCCGGCGTCGAGCTCGGCGCTCGCGCGGTCGTCGACGCGCTCAAGGAGGTCGGCCTCACACCGGCCGACGTCGACTACATCGTGTCGTGCACGGTGACCGGCCTGGCCGTCCCCTCGCTTGAGGCCCGCGTCGCAGCGGAGATCGGGCTACGGCCCGATGTGGTGCGCCTGCCCCTCGTCGGCCTCGGCTGCGTAGCGGGCGCGGCCGGTATCGCCCGCCTGCACGACCTGCTGCGCGGCCGCCCGGACGGGGTCGCGGTGCTGATGTCGGTCGAGCTGTGCTCGCTCACGCTTCAGCGCGACGACACCTCGGCCGCCAATCTCGTGGCCAGCGGCCTGTTCGGGGACGGCGCCGCGGCGGTGGTCGCCGTCGGGCCCGAGCACGCGCTCGCGCAGTCCGACGACCCGGCTCGTCCCGAGGTCCTCGCGTCACGCAGCCGTCTCTACCCCGACTCCGAGCGCATGATGGGCTGGGACGTCGGCTCCGGCGGGCTGAAGATCGTGCTCGACCCCTCGGTCCCCGATCTGGTGCGCCGTCACATCGGCGACGACGTCCGCGGCTTCCTCGCCGACCACGGGCTGACCCGCGACGATCTCGGCTGGTACGTGGCGCACCCCGGCGGCCCCAAGGTCCTCGAAGCGCTGCAGGACGCCCTCGGGGTCGAGCGGGACGCCCTGGGCGTGACCTGGGACTCGTTGCGCCGGATCGGCAACCTGTCCTCCTCCTCGGTGCTGCACGTCCTGGCGGACACGCTCGCCGAGCGTCCGCCCCCGCCCGGCTCCTACGGACTCATGCTCGCCATGGGCCCGGGCTTCTGTTCCGAGTTCGTGCTTCTGCGCGCTCCGGGTGGTGGTGAGCGGTGA
- a CDS encoding UbiA family prenyltransferase — translation MPVTTRAVPARPGPPPGPALLVAAHGGPALAVTAVAGLLALRADLHPLDAVAVTTAVFTGQLTIGWGNDLLDLRRDRAVGRTDKPLAIGALPVGRVVPALVVAALACLVLSALADWRSALVNATLATGAGHAYNLGLKATAWSWAPYACAFGTLPSVVTLADPTQGWAPLWMTGAGATLGVGAHLLNTLPDLADDERTGVRGLPHRIGERRSRVLAAVLLPAASLLAVLGPAGTPPAWAWAVLTLVTALALLTLVAHGRTPFRAAVAIALLDVVLLVAAAG, via the coding sequence ATGCCCGTGACCACCCGCGCGGTCCCGGCGCGCCCCGGCCCGCCGCCCGGGCCCGCGCTGCTCGTCGCCGCCCACGGCGGGCCCGCCCTTGCGGTCACCGCCGTCGCGGGTCTGCTCGCACTCCGCGCCGACCTGCATCCGCTCGATGCCGTCGCCGTCACCACGGCGGTGTTCACCGGCCAGCTCACGATCGGCTGGGGCAACGACCTGCTGGACCTCCGTCGCGACCGCGCCGTCGGTCGCACCGACAAGCCGTTGGCCATCGGAGCCCTCCCGGTCGGCCGGGTGGTACCGGCCCTGGTCGTGGCCGCGCTCGCCTGCCTCGTGCTGTCCGCGCTGGCCGACTGGCGCAGCGCGCTGGTCAACGCCACCCTTGCCACCGGTGCGGGCCACGCCTACAACCTTGGGCTCAAGGCGACCGCGTGGTCCTGGGCGCCGTACGCCTGCGCCTTCGGGACGCTGCCCTCGGTCGTCACCCTCGCCGACCCCACCCAGGGCTGGGCACCGCTGTGGATGACCGGCGCAGGCGCCACGCTCGGTGTCGGGGCGCACCTGCTCAACACGCTGCCCGACCTCGCCGACGACGAACGGACCGGCGTCCGCGGCCTCCCGCACCGGATCGGCGAACGCCGCTCACGCGTCCTGGCCGCCGTGCTGCTGCCCGCCGCCTCGCTGCTCGCCGTGCTCGGCCCCGCGGGAACGCCCCCGGCGTGGGCGTGGGCGGTCCTCACGCTGGTGACCGCCCTCGCACTGCTGACACTGGTCGCCCACGGTCGTACTCCCTTCCGGGCCGCGGTGGCCATCGCCCTGCTCGACGTCGTACTGCTCGTGGCGGCGGCCGGCTGA
- a CDS encoding McrC family protein, translated as MPDRTPVQLGEYESAALEPDQLTARDVDRLHALQAQGCLTLTRERTGWRLKADATVGVLVLDRVRVVITPKFAIPGEQLMSWLAYALGTPVPATARRWATGPDGYADLVAAALLEECERLLREGLRRDYVRRRSVEPVLRGRLDVAAQATRRYGQLDQLHVRTFDREADIWDNRVLGSALRAALTLTASPGLARALHGAAGAFPQAPTPAAALRALDRTHYTRLNARYRPAHTWARLLLRGGGVTDLLTDQGTTADGLLLAMPALWEAVVRRLGTEAAGPHGGHAVPGGSGVGITVRGDLGNASTFRPDLLLSLPGLPGHDTAHRTLLPVDAKYKRYDRHGVSADDVHQLLTYGSGYASADAPTAVIVHPQPGSHAQRTLQVRGPKGLLGIVHVLGVDTRSTPEQATAWIGSVLR; from the coding sequence ATGCCTGACCGCACCCCGGTCCAGCTCGGCGAGTACGAGTCCGCCGCGCTGGAGCCCGACCAGCTCACTGCCCGGGACGTCGACCGCCTGCACGCCCTCCAGGCGCAGGGCTGCCTCACCCTGACCAGGGAGCGCACCGGGTGGCGGCTCAAGGCCGACGCGACCGTCGGAGTCCTGGTCCTGGACCGTGTCCGCGTGGTCATCACACCCAAGTTCGCCATTCCGGGAGAGCAGCTCATGAGCTGGCTCGCCTACGCCCTCGGCACGCCCGTCCCGGCGACGGCAAGGCGGTGGGCCACCGGCCCCGACGGTTACGCGGACCTGGTCGCCGCCGCCCTGCTCGAAGAGTGCGAGCGGCTGCTGCGGGAGGGACTGCGCCGGGACTACGTACGCCGCCGGAGTGTCGAACCGGTGCTCCGGGGACGCCTGGACGTCGCCGCCCAGGCCACCCGCCGCTACGGGCAACTGGACCAGCTACACGTCCGCACCTTCGACCGGGAGGCGGACATCTGGGACAACCGCGTTCTGGGGAGCGCACTGAGGGCGGCGCTCACCCTGACTGCCAGCCCCGGCCTGGCGCGCGCTCTGCACGGAGCCGCCGGCGCCTTTCCGCAGGCCCCGACCCCGGCCGCGGCCCTCCGCGCTCTGGACCGCACCCACTACACCCGCCTCAACGCCCGCTACCGCCCCGCCCACACCTGGGCCCGCCTGCTGCTGCGCGGTGGCGGCGTGACCGATCTGCTCACCGACCAGGGCACCACGGCAGACGGTCTCCTGCTCGCCATGCCCGCGCTCTGGGAAGCCGTCGTCCGCCGTCTCGGCACCGAGGCAGCCGGCCCGCACGGCGGCCACGCCGTACCCGGCGGAAGCGGCGTCGGCATCACAGTCCGCGGAGATCTGGGCAACGCCTCGACCTTCCGGCCGGATCTCCTGCTCAGCCTTCCAGGACTTCCAGGACACGACACGGCACATCGCACGCTGCTGCCCGTGGACGCCAAGTACAAGCGTTACGACCGCCACGGCGTGAGCGCGGACGACGTCCACCAGCTCCTCACCTACGGCAGCGGCTACGCGTCCGCCGACGCCCCGACGGCCGTCATCGTCCATCCCCAGCCGGGCAGTCACGCCCAGCGAACCCTCCAGGTGCGCGGTCCCAAAGGCCTGTTGGGCATCGTCCACGTCCTCGGTGTCGACACCCGCAGCACGCCCGAGCAGGCGACGGCGTGGATCGGCTCAGTACTGCGCTGA
- a CDS encoding AAA family ATPase, whose amino-acid sequence MTNAVDVRTAAAEFDRAAVADVESAAEDERKQVLSQFPLEEWAELPLERYALGQGAPPESGPTYCRLMEFGTPHLGSIKGGSAAKHIMYRHNSGEWKLAAPLRGMDPQDAWAELRGQFVRAFDAVGAGDFEALDELEVLRYGPALVTKTLATYFPEHFLPIYAGEHLRRFVALLLGDADQGDASAWRINRRLLKLVQVQPEFKGWTRHEVMRFLYEHFDPRPRQRTIWKIAPGERGRLWEECRDGEFICVGWDELGDLGQYQSDTELKQALDAHWPRGSGGSLTLARRLLAFRDLEAGDRVVANRGTDEVLATGRVDGSYRYDPDRPEFHHVVPVAWDLSPAQKLSKPQHGWRSTFAKVDPSLFARFTAHNAGSGSVPGTGQAQAGAPVALPEDVQVVLDALERKGQVILHGPPGTGKTRLALGAALALDGRADALGADARQRAEAQAEMLHGDRVRMVTFHPSYGYEDFVEGFKPDLSATGPGLTLALTDGLFHTLCSRAAAHPDQTFLLVVDEINRGDLPRIFGELITLLELDKRNLPVALPVSKRRFSVPPNVRVIGTMNTADRSISHLDAAVRRRFAFLPVGPDPDAVSGTVGPLDLAAFFESLNTRIAHHLDADHQIGHAYLLRDGEPIATEEDLAAAFHHEVIPLLEDYCLGRADLLHRILGGLVDAETGRPLLMPPQDLADALATEFTSGVPGPDA is encoded by the coding sequence ATGACGAACGCAGTGGATGTGCGCACGGCGGCTGCCGAGTTCGACCGGGCCGCCGTGGCGGACGTCGAGTCGGCTGCCGAGGACGAGCGCAAGCAGGTGCTGTCCCAGTTTCCGTTGGAGGAGTGGGCGGAGCTGCCGCTGGAGCGCTATGCCCTCGGGCAGGGCGCGCCGCCCGAGTCGGGGCCGACGTACTGCCGGCTCATGGAGTTCGGCACTCCCCACCTGGGCAGCATCAAGGGCGGCAGTGCCGCGAAGCACATCATGTACCGCCACAACTCCGGCGAATGGAAGCTGGCCGCTCCGCTGAGGGGTATGGACCCGCAGGACGCCTGGGCGGAACTGCGCGGGCAGTTCGTCCGGGCCTTCGATGCCGTCGGGGCCGGAGACTTCGAGGCGCTGGACGAACTCGAAGTGCTGCGCTACGGACCGGCACTGGTGACGAAGACCCTGGCGACCTACTTCCCCGAGCACTTTCTGCCGATCTACGCCGGGGAACACCTACGCCGATTCGTCGCTCTGCTGTTGGGCGACGCGGACCAGGGCGACGCCTCGGCCTGGCGCATCAATCGCCGCCTGCTCAAACTCGTCCAAGTGCAGCCTGAATTCAAAGGCTGGACCAGGCATGAAGTGATGCGTTTCCTGTACGAGCACTTCGACCCTCGGCCCCGGCAACGCACCATCTGGAAAATCGCCCCCGGCGAGCGCGGCCGTCTGTGGGAGGAATGCCGGGACGGCGAGTTCATCTGCGTCGGGTGGGACGAGCTCGGCGATCTCGGCCAGTACCAGAGCGACACCGAACTGAAGCAGGCCCTGGACGCGCACTGGCCGCGCGGCAGTGGCGGCAGCCTGACCCTCGCCCGCCGGCTGCTGGCCTTCCGGGACCTGGAGGCGGGAGACCGGGTCGTCGCCAACCGCGGGACGGACGAGGTCCTGGCCACCGGCAGGGTCGACGGGAGTTACCGCTACGACCCGGACCGGCCGGAGTTCCACCACGTCGTCCCGGTGGCCTGGGACCTCTCCCCCGCGCAGAAACTGTCGAAGCCCCAGCACGGGTGGCGGTCCACCTTCGCCAAGGTCGACCCGTCCCTCTTCGCCAGGTTCACCGCACACAACGCCGGCTCCGGCTCCGTCCCGGGTACGGGGCAGGCACAGGCCGGCGCGCCGGTCGCGCTGCCCGAGGACGTACAGGTCGTACTGGACGCCCTGGAGCGCAAGGGGCAGGTGATCCTGCACGGGCCGCCCGGTACGGGCAAGACCCGGCTCGCGCTCGGCGCCGCCCTCGCCCTGGACGGCCGCGCGGACGCGCTCGGGGCCGACGCCCGCCAACGGGCCGAGGCCCAGGCCGAGATGCTGCACGGCGACCGTGTCCGCATGGTCACCTTCCATCCCTCCTACGGCTACGAGGACTTCGTCGAGGGCTTCAAGCCGGACCTGAGCGCCACCGGCCCGGGGCTCACCCTCGCCCTCACGGACGGCCTGTTCCACACCCTGTGCAGCCGGGCCGCCGCCCATCCCGACCAGACGTTCCTGCTGGTCGTCGACGAGATCAACCGCGGTGACCTGCCGCGGATCTTCGGCGAGTTGATCACGCTCCTCGAACTCGACAAGCGGAACCTGCCGGTCGCCCTGCCCGTCAGCAAGCGACGCTTCTCCGTACCGCCGAACGTCCGGGTCATCGGCACGATGAACACCGCCGACCGAAGCATCAGCCACCTGGACGCCGCGGTCCGCCGCCGGTTCGCCTTCCTGCCCGTGGGCCCGGACCCGGACGCGGTTTCCGGGACCGTGGGTCCCCTGGACCTGGCCGCGTTCTTCGAGTCCCTCAACACCCGCATCGCCCACCATCTCGACGCCGACCACCAGATCGGGCACGCCTACCTGCTCCGCGACGGTGAGCCGATCGCCACCGAGGAGGATCTGGCCGCGGCCTTCCACCACGAGGTGATCCCGCTCCTGGAGGACTACTGCCTCGGCCGGGCGGACCTGTTGCACCGCATCCTCGGCGGCCTGGTCGACGCCGAGACCGGGCGTCCGCTCCTCATGCCCCCGCAGGACCTGGCGGACGCGCTGGCGACCGAGTTCACCAGCGGCGTTCCCGGCCCGGATGCCTGA